The Burkholderia sp. PAMC 26561 genome includes the window TGGCGATGCGGCAGCGGTTGAAAACGAGAAGGACCTGTATCAGTCGCAGCTCGATGTGTTCCTCGATCCGCACGATCCCGCCGTGCAGGCCGAAGCGCTCGCACAAGGCATTCCGCAAAGCTGGCTGGATTCCGCACGCAAGTCGCCGGTCTACAAGATGGCGGTTGAATGGAAGGTCGCGTTTCCGCTGCATCCCGAGTACCGGACGTTGCCGATGGTCTGGTACATCCCGCCCCTTTCGCCGATTCAATCGGCGGCGGATGCGGGTCATATCGGCATGGACGGCATCATTCCGGACGTGAAGAGCCTGCGCATTCCGGTGAAGTATCTGGCCAACCTGCTGACCGCCGGCGACGAAGCCCCAGTCACGTCCGCTCTCGAACGCATGCTCGCCATGCGCGCGTTCAAGCGCGCTGAAGTCGTGCATGGCCGCGCCGAACCGGAATTGCTGAAGGGCCTGAACATCACGCCCGCACAAGTTGAAGACATGTACCAGACGATGGCCATTGCGAACTACGAAGACCGTTTCGTCGTGCCGTCATCGCATAAGGAAATCGTCGAAGACAGCTTCAACGACAAAGGCAGTTGCGGCTTTACGTTTGGCAATGGCTGCTCGGGCGGGGTCTCGGAAGTATCGTTGTTCGGCAAGAAACCGCAGGGCAGCGTGGTATTCGCCGACATGCCGAAGTCGCGCAAGCAAGCTGAGGTCTCATCGTGAACGCTACGCTTTCCATCTACACGTTGCTCGCGACCTTGCTCGACTACCCCGAGCAGGAATTGCTCGATGCACTTGGCGAGATCGATCAGGAGCTGCACGCGTTCCCGGACACGACCCGCGCCGCGCTGCAGCCACTCGTCGCCTTGCTCAATGCATCCCCGTTGATCGAGTTGCAGGAGAATTACGTCGCGACATTCGACCGTAATCCCGCGCATTCGCTGCATCTGTTCGAGCACGTTCACGGCGAAAGCCGGGACCGCGGACAAGCCATGGTCGATCTGCTCGATGAATACCGCCGGCATGGCCTCGAAATGGCGACGAACGAATTGCCCGACCACGTGCCGCTGTTTCTGGAAGTCCTTGGCAACATCGAGCCTTCCGAAGCACGTGCGTTACTCGACGAAGCCATCCACGTCCTCGCCGCGTTAGGCGACCGTCTTGCTCGCGATCAAAGCCCGTACGCCGGTGTCTTCACAGTCCTGCGTTCAATGACCGATGTCGTCCCG containing:
- the narJ gene encoding nitrate reductase molybdenum cofactor assembly chaperone, with product MNATLSIYTLLATLLDYPEQELLDALGEIDQELHAFPDTTRAALQPLVALLNASPLIELQENYVATFDRNPAHSLHLFEHVHGESRDRGQAMVDLLDEYRRHGLEMATNELPDHVPLFLEVLGNIEPSEARALLDEAIHVLAALGDRLARDQSPYAGVFTVLRSMTDVVPQAAEIPPIRDMDEALERFGPGADGVEPLLAPSTSTPMAQPVHFHPRPPATAN